GGCATGTAGCCGAGCAGGTTGGAGACCAGGTCGAAGGTGGTCCACCAGCGCGGCCACGGCAAAGTGATGAAGGCCCACGGACTGACGCCCGGCACCTGCCAGTCGGTGAAGGGGTAGAGGCTCGCGTAGGCCACCAGCGCCGCATAGGCGGAGGCCAGGGGAACGAGCGAACTCCGGTGGCGCGCCATCCGCGGGGCGGCTTCAGAAGGGCTTGACCACCACCAGCACCACCGCGAGCAGCAGGCCCAGCACCGGTGCTTCGTTGAACCAGCGGAACCAGGTGTGGCTGCGGCGGTTGCTCAGCTGCTCGAACTCGCGCAGCAGGCGGCGGCAGTAGTGGTGGTAGCCGACCAGTGCCACGACGATGGCCAGCTTGGCGTGCAGCCAGCCATTGCCGCTGCCCCCGCGGCCGATGCCGTAGTAGAGCCACAGCCACAGGCCGAAGCCCAGCGCGGGTACCATCAGCAGGCTCATGAAGCGGTAGAGCTTGTGGGCCATCAGCAGCAGGCGTTCACGCTCGGCATGGCTGTCGGGCGGCACCATCGCCAGGTTCACGAAGATGCGCGGCAGGTAGAACAGGCCGGCGAACCAGCTGGCCACGAAGACGATGTGCAGGGCTTTGATCCAGAGCATCGGCGGATGATAGCCAGCACCGCGAAGGCCGGTGGCCACAGCCCGATGCCAGGCCCAAAAGAAAGAGCCCCAGTCCGGGGACTGGGGCTGCAAAGCCTTAACGCTGTCATCACGGTAAGGCACCTGCTCAGGGAGGAAAAGCAGGGAATGAACGTCATGCGACGTATCATTCACATGTAACTTTACCAGAACACAGCTGTCATTTCACTGACACGTACCCGCGCCTGAGGCATGGAAAACGCTAGTTTTTGGTGTTTCGGCAACCGTAACAGGAAAAACGTCCTTGAGCTTTCCCGTCTCTTTCCCCTCTGCACGCCCGCGGCGCCTGCGTCGTGACGACCACACCCGCCGCCTCGTGCGCGAGCACCGGCTGTCGGCCGATGACCTGATCTACCCGGTGTTCGTCATCGACGGTCATTCACAAGTGCAGGAAGTCGTGTCCATGCCCGGCGTGCAGCGCATGAGCCTCGACCGGCTGTATCCGGTGGCCGAAGAGTGCGTGGCGCTGGGCATCCCGGTGCTGGCCTTGTTCCCCGCCATCGAGCCCTCGCTGAAGACCGAGGACGGCCGCGAGGCCTACAACCCCGAGGGCCTGATCCCCCGCGCGGTGCGCGAGCTCAAGCGGCGCTTTCCCTCGCTCGGCATCCTGACCGACGTGGCGCTCGACCCCTACACCAGCCACGGCCAGGACGGGCTGCTCGACGAGACTGGCTACATCCTCAACGACGAGACCGTGGCGGTGCTGACCCGCCAGGCGCTCGCGCATGACGAGGCGGGCGTGGACATCGTCGCGCCGAGCGACATGATGGACGGGCGCATCGGCGCAATCCGCCAGGCGCTGGAGGCGCGCGGCTCGGTGCACACCCGCATCATGGCCTACAGCGCCAAGTATGCGAGCGCCTTCTACGGCCCCTTCCGCGATGCGGTGGGCACGCGCGGCGCGCTGGGCAAGAGCGACAAGAAGGTCTACCAGATGGACCCGGGCAACTCCGACGAGGCGCTGCGCGAGGTGGCGATGGACATCGCCGAAGGCGCGGACATGGTGATGGTCAAGCCCGGCATGCCCTACCTCGACATCGTGCGCCGCGTGAAGGACGAGTTCCGCGTGCCGACCTTCGCCTACCAGGTGAGCGGCGAGTACGCCATGCTGAAGGCCGCCGCGGCCAATGGCTGGCTGGACCACGACGCGGTGATGATGGAGTCGCTGCTGGCCTTCAAGCGCGCTGGCGCCGACGGGGTGCTGACCTATTTCGCGATCGAGGCGGCCCGCGTCCTGCGCCGCTAAGATCCGCCGATGCGCGTCTTTCATGTCGGTGCCCGCTTCACCGAGCTGCCGGGGCTGCCCGCGCAGCCGCCGGAGCAGGGCTACCTGTGGATCGGTACCTCCCGCGAGGAGTTCGAGCTCGACATCGGGCCCATCCAGTCCTTCCTGCAGCAGTGGGCGGGCGGTGCGCTGGTGGACCTGCACATCTCCGACCTGCTGAACCGGCAGCTGCCCTCGCACTTCGACTACACCTCCTGGTACGACCTGCTGGTGTTCCGCCGGCTGGCGGCCGGCAGCGTCTCCAGTGCGCTGCCGGCCGCCGATGAGCAGCCCGGCTCGCTGGCCGGTGCGCAGCAGGTGCTGCAGGCCATCGACACGAGCGCGGTGGGCTTTGCGGTGTTCGACCGCCTGCTGCTCACCGTGCACCCCGGTGCCTGCCAGGTGTGGGACAGCTTCATCAGCCGGCTGGCGCAGATGGGCCAGGCCGGCGGCAACGGTGCGCCGGCCGATGGCCGCGGCGCCTCGGCCCGCCTGCCCACCAGCCC
This genomic stretch from Eleftheria terrae harbors:
- a CDS encoding CopD family protein codes for the protein MLWIKALHIVFVASWFAGLFYLPRIFVNLAMVPPDSHAERERLLLMAHKLYRFMSLLMVPALGFGLWLWLYYGIGRGGSGNGWLHAKLAIVVALVGYHHYCRRLLREFEQLSNRRSHTWFRWFNEAPVLGLLLAVVLVVVKPF
- the hemB gene encoding porphobilinogen synthase: MSFPVSFPSARPRRLRRDDHTRRLVREHRLSADDLIYPVFVIDGHSQVQEVVSMPGVQRMSLDRLYPVAEECVALGIPVLALFPAIEPSLKTEDGREAYNPEGLIPRAVRELKRRFPSLGILTDVALDPYTSHGQDGLLDETGYILNDETVAVLTRQALAHDEAGVDIVAPSDMMDGRIGAIRQALEARGSVHTRIMAYSAKYASAFYGPFRDAVGTRGALGKSDKKVYQMDPGNSDEALREVAMDIAEGADMVMVKPGMPYLDIVRRVKDEFRVPTFAYQVSGEYAMLKAAAANGWLDHDAVMMESLLAFKRAGADGVLTYFAIEAARVLRR